From the genome of Glycine max cultivar Williams 82 chromosome 2, Glycine_max_v4.0, whole genome shotgun sequence, one region includes:
- the LOC102668846 gene encoding uncharacterized mitochondrial protein AtMg00860-like codes for MRSNQLLAKQSKCYFGVPQVEYLGHVISIEGVSTDPAKIVAVQNWPMSATLKQLIGFLGLAGYYRRFVRNYGTMARPLTEMLKKDKFQWTPAAKIAFQQLQESFTSASVLSMPNFT; via the coding sequence ATGAGATCAAACCAGTTGTTAGCCAAACAATCCAAATGTTACTTTGGTGTGCCTCAGGTGGAGTACTTAGGGCATGTTATATCTATTGAAGGGGTTTCAACAGACCCTGCCAAAATAGTGGCAGTCCAAAATTGGCCTATGTCTGCTACTCTTAAGCAACTTATAGGGTTTTTGGGCTTGGCAGGTTACTATAGAAGATTTGTAAGGAATTATGGTACTATGGCCAGACCATTGACTGAAATGCTAAAAAAGGACAAGTTTCAGTGGACTCCTGCAGCCAAAATAGCCTTTCAACAACTCCAAGAGTCCTTCACCTCTGCATCTGTCTTGTCTATGCCTAATTTCACATAG
- the LOC102669111 gene encoding uncharacterized protein: MALDERLVAKDKEDVSSSQKNRAIQGRHDGNGASGDRFTHYAGYTRLSRIEFPRFNGDNVKEWLYQCETYFLMDETPPEVKTNWEEYVQILTERFGDACDDPMAELMNLRQKGTISEYHEQFDAIMTRLDLPANYSLSCFLGGLKIEVQMMVRMFQPSQ; the protein is encoded by the exons ATGGCATTGGACGAAAGGCTAGTCGCCAAAGACAAAGAGGATGTCAGCTCTTCTCAGAAGAATCGGGCAATACAAGGGCGTCACGATGGCAATGGGGCCTCAGGTGACCGATTTACACATTATGCTGGCTATACTAGGTTATCAAGAATTGAGTTTCCTAGATTTAATGGGGATAATGTGAAAGAATGGCTATACCAATGCGAAACTTACTTCTTGATGGATGAAACCCCTCCAGAAGTTAAAACCAA TTGGGAAGAATATGTTCAAATCTTGACTGAAAGATTTGGGGATGCTTGTGATGATCCTATGGCTGAGCTAATGAATTTGAGACAGAAGGGTACCATTAGTGAGTACCATGAGCAATTTGATGCCATCATGACACGATTGGATTTACCAGCAAACTACTCCTTAAGTTGTTTCTTGGGAGGGTTGAAAATTGAGGTGCAAATGATGGTTCGTATGTTTCAACCCAGCCAATGA